A genomic region of Thunnus maccoyii chromosome 13, fThuMac1.1, whole genome shotgun sequence contains the following coding sequences:
- the LOC121909995 gene encoding histone H1-like — protein MAEVAPAPAAAAPAKVAKKKVSKPKKTGPSVSELIVKTVAASKERSGVSAAALKKALAAGGYDVEKNKARVKTAIKSLVAKGTLVQVKGIGASGSFKMSKKVETKAKKPAKKAAPKAKKPAKSPKKPATAKKPKTAAAKKTAAAKKSPKKVKKPAAAKKAAKSPKKAAKSPKKVVKKAPAAKKAPAKKVAKPKAKKAAPKKK, from the coding sequence ATGGCCGAAGTTGCTCCAGCTCCCGCCGCCGCCGCTCCGGCTAAAGTGGCCAAGAAGAAGGTCTCCAAGCCGAAGAAGACTGGCCCCAGCGTCAGCGAGCTAATCGTGAAGACTGTGGCCGCGTCCAAGGAGCGGAGCGGCGTGTCTGCAGCCGCCCTGAAGAAGGCTCTGGCTGCCGGAGGCTACGATGTGGAGAAGAACAAGGCCCGCGTTAAGACCGCCATCAAGAGCCTGGTGGCCAAGGGGACTCTGGTCCAGGTCAAGGGGATCGGCGCCTCTGGATCTTTCAAGATGAGCAAAAAGGTCGAGACCAAGGCCAAGAAGCCCGCAAAGAAAGCTGCTCCTAAAGCCAAGAAGCCCGCCAAGAGCCCCAAGAAACCCGCAACGGCTAAGAAGCCCAAGACAGCGGCAGCTAAGAAGACAGCAGCCGCTAAGAAATCCCCCAAGAAGGTCAAGAAGCCCGCAGCGGCCAAGAAAGCAGCCAAGAGCCCCAAGAAGGCCGCCAAGAGCCCCAAGAAAGTGGTGAAAAAGGCTCCTGCAGCTAAGAAAGCTCCCGCAAAGAAGGTCGCCAAACCCAAAGCCAAGAAGGCAGCACCCAAGAAGAAGTGA
- the LOC121910011 gene encoding histone H2A-like has translation MSGRGKTGGKARAKAKTRSSRAGLQFPVGRVHRLLRKGNYAERVGAGAPVYLAAVLEYLTAEILELAGNAARDNKKTRIIPRHLQLAVRNDEELNKLLGGVTIAQGGVLPNIQAVLLPKKTEKPAKK, from the coding sequence ATGAGTGGTAGAGGAAAAACCGGAGGCAAAGCCCGCGCTAAGGCAAAGACCCGCTCCTCCAGGGCCGGGCTCCAGTTCCCAGTCGGCCGTGTTCACAGGCTGTTGAGGAAGGGCAACTATGCGGAGCGTGTCGGTGCCGGAGCCCCCGTCTACCTGGCGGCTGTGCTGGAGTACCTGACCGCTGAGATCCTGGAGCTGGCTGGAAACGCTGCCCGCGACAACAAGAAGACCAGGATCATCCCCCGTCACCTGCAGCTGGCTGTCCGCAACGACGAGGAGCTCAACAAGCTGCTGGGCGGAGTGACCATCGCTCAGGGCGGCGTGCTGCCCAACATCCAGGCTGTGCTGCTGCCCAAGAAGACCGAGAAGCCCGCCAAGAAGTAA